In a genomic window of Vibrio gigantis:
- the luxN gene encoding quorum-sensing autoinducer 1 sensor kinase/phosphatase LuxN, which yields MFDFGLEAIIYAKAITLLATVAVVVMWLFYYCYRLKHKNEVIAGTHHAPYIAYSICIVAWISSNAYFHTDLLPELGASAAVFAAKFANLASFFAFAFAYYFSCKLAAEQRNGKVHAWQKAIFVTLTVYSFFINLSPGLTVEHVTIAGPSLFVIEFGPHTPYFFIGMISFVILTLINLVAMRANSSKLTLAKTNYMIAGILVFMLSTATIHLGMTYFLRDFSLTWLPPALSISEMLFVGYALLTSRFYSVKYLAYMSLNALLVCAILVVPFGAIFIPLTDDSQWLVAIPICAIIGITWHVLYKRVSHYASFFVYGNKKTPVQQILSLEDDFKLSIDDAMRRLGSLLQIPEDKLRLVNSNYNETFYEDYLSTNKSVLVFDELSQELDYTAPSKRSIKALYDKMSSNDTALVMPLFGQGKSVTHLLVSSHKSNDQMFSNEEISALQTLLTRVQSTIEADRRIRQSRALANSIAHEMRNPLAQVQLHFEVLKQHIDNQVPAKQILLEIENGQAAIQRGRQLIDIILREVSDSTPEHGPVTMTSIHKAVDQAVSHYGFENEKIIERIRLPQHADFVAKLNETLFNFVIFNLIRNAIYYFDSYPESQIEISSNAGSYENVLIFRDTGPGIDEAITHKIFDDFFSYQKSGGSGLGLGYCQRVMRSFGGRVECHSKVGEFTEFHLYFPVVPNAPKADALRTPYFNDWKHNQTATENKTNPAAKPDNQAETQSSEPISTLAPENHLAPTVLIVDDKEVQRTLVQMYLSRLGVNSLQAKNGENAVELFKTHKVDLILMDVQMPIMNGFDASQIIKARSPKTPIIALSGESGQHELDMISKLMDGRLEKPTSLNALQHVLDNWLEKGCGTSNVTKEAESEE from the coding sequence TTTCGGCCTCGAGGCGATCATTTATGCAAAAGCAATCACACTACTTGCAACCGTGGCTGTGGTTGTTATGTGGTTGTTCTATTACTGCTATCGCTTGAAACACAAGAACGAAGTGATCGCGGGGACACACCATGCCCCTTACATCGCGTATTCGATCTGCATTGTTGCGTGGATCAGCAGCAACGCTTATTTCCATACCGATTTATTACCGGAACTTGGGGCCTCCGCCGCCGTGTTCGCGGCAAAGTTTGCCAACCTCGCCTCTTTCTTTGCGTTTGCCTTTGCCTATTACTTCTCGTGTAAGCTCGCAGCCGAACAACGTAATGGGAAGGTTCATGCATGGCAAAAAGCCATTTTCGTCACCCTAACCGTCTACTCCTTCTTTATCAATTTAAGTCCGGGGTTAACCGTTGAGCATGTCACCATCGCTGGTCCAAGCCTGTTCGTGATTGAGTTTGGCCCACACACGCCGTATTTCTTCATTGGGATGATAAGCTTTGTTATCCTGACACTAATCAACCTGGTGGCCATGCGTGCCAACAGCAGCAAGCTTACCTTAGCCAAAACCAACTACATGATCGCAGGCATTTTAGTCTTCATGCTATCTACTGCGACAATCCACCTAGGCATGACCTACTTCTTGCGCGATTTCTCGCTCACTTGGTTGCCACCAGCCTTGTCGATCAGTGAAATGTTGTTCGTTGGCTATGCCCTACTGACCTCGCGCTTTTACAGCGTCAAGTACCTTGCGTACATGAGCCTAAATGCGCTGTTGGTATGCGCTATTTTAGTTGTTCCTTTTGGTGCGATATTTATTCCGCTGACAGACGATAGTCAATGGCTCGTTGCTATCCCAATCTGTGCGATTATCGGCATCACTTGGCATGTTCTCTACAAGCGAGTAAGCCACTACGCTTCCTTCTTTGTTTACGGAAACAAGAAGACGCCAGTACAACAAATCCTATCGCTAGAAGACGATTTCAAGCTGTCGATTGATGATGCAATGCGTCGATTAGGTAGCCTACTACAAATTCCAGAAGACAAGCTGCGTCTGGTGAACAGCAACTACAACGAAACCTTCTACGAAGATTATCTGTCTACCAACAAGTCTGTATTAGTATTTGACGAACTGTCCCAAGAGCTTGATTACACCGCACCATCCAAGCGCTCAATAAAAGCCCTTTATGACAAAATGAGTTCAAACGACACCGCCTTGGTGATGCCTTTGTTTGGTCAGGGTAAATCGGTGACGCACTTATTGGTGTCGTCACACAAGAGCAACGATCAGATGTTTTCTAACGAAGAGATCTCCGCCCTGCAAACCTTGTTAACTCGAGTACAAAGCACCATCGAAGCTGATAGACGTATCCGTCAAAGTCGCGCCCTTGCTAACTCTATCGCCCATGAAATGCGTAACCCATTGGCTCAAGTACAACTGCATTTTGAGGTGTTAAAACAGCACATTGACAATCAAGTACCTGCTAAGCAAATCTTGCTTGAAATTGAAAATGGTCAAGCAGCGATTCAACGCGGACGACAGCTGATTGATATCATTCTGCGCGAAGTCAGTGACAGTACGCCTGAGCATGGTCCAGTTACGATGACCTCTATCCATAAAGCCGTGGATCAAGCCGTAAGCCACTATGGTTTCGAGAATGAAAAGATTATTGAACGCATTCGTTTACCACAACACGCTGATTTTGTAGCAAAGCTGAATGAAACCTTATTCAACTTCGTCATTTTCAACCTGATACGCAATGCAATCTATTACTTTGATTCTTACCCAGAAAGCCAAATTGAGATCAGCTCCAATGCAGGGTCTTACGAGAACGTTCTAATATTCCGAGATACCGGCCCCGGCATAGACGAAGCCATTACGCATAAGATCTTTGATGACTTTTTCTCTTACCAAAAAAGCGGTGGTAGCGGCCTTGGGCTCGGCTATTGCCAACGTGTGATGCGTTCATTTGGCGGCCGAGTAGAATGCCACTCTAAAGTTGGGGAGTTTACCGAGTTCCACCTGTACTTCCCTGTGGTACCAAATGCCCCAAAAGCAGACGCACTTCGTACGCCTTACTTCAATGATTGGAAACACAACCAAACCGCAACTGAAAACAAAACCAACCCAGCAGCTAAGCCAGATAACCAAGCGGAAACACAAAGTTCAGAACCGATAAGTACGCTAGCTCCAGAGAACCACTTGGCTCCAACTGTACTCATCGTCGACGATAAAGAAGTGCAACGTACACTTGTTCAGATGTACTTAAGTCGACTTGGCGTCAATAGCTTACAAGCTAAAAATGGTGAGAATGCTGTCGAGCTGTTCAAAACACACAAGGTCGATTTGATCTTAATGGACGTACAAATGCCGATAATGAACGGTTTTGACGCCAGCCAAATTATCAAAGCACGCTCTCCTAAAACGCCAATCATTGCTCTGTCTGGCGAATCAGGACAACACGAGTTAGATATGATCAGCAAGTTGATGGATGGTCGTCTAGAAAAACCAACCTCTTTGAATGCACTGCAACATGTACTCGATAACTGGCTTGAAAAAGGCTGCGGTACGTCGAACGTTACCAAAGAAGCCGAAAGTGAAGAGTAG